CGGGACCTTGCTCCTCTGGGAACGCCGCCGGCTGGAGGCCCTTCGGAAAACGGGGGCCGGCAAGGCCGAGATGATCGCGGCGCTGGAGAAATACATCGAGAGCATGAAGCACCTCGAAGCCATCGCCGAGGCGCGACGCGAAAGGGCCCTGACCACCTCGCTGGAGGTCTACGACGCCCGGTTCCAACGCCTCGAAGGCGAGATCTGGCTGAACGAGGAGAAGGCCCGCTGAGCCGGCCGTCGAACCTCGACCCGGATTGGCTTCGCCCCACGACCGAAGCCGTCGCCCACAACAATCACAACTTGCCTCCAAAACTGAAGTTGCATGCCCCACGAGGTTCACCGCGGCTGGGTTCGTTCGATCACTTTTCACGCGCGTTGCAACGCGGTGTTCGCTCCGCATCCGTCGTTCGACATGCCAGAGAACATCGGTCCCGCTGTAAGGGAGAATACCCCACGGAGTCGAAATCTGATCGGGCCGGAGGAAGGGCGAGGCAGTTGGGCGAACCCCACCCTTCGCATCGCCGTCTGACGGCACGGGGCCGATCGACGGGGTCGGTCCATTGGCGTCCGGATCGTCCAGGGGATCGGCGATGAAGAGGGGATCGCAGGAATCGCGGCAACGGCGTCTCCTGCGGCTTCACCACGGGCCGTACACCGCCCTGACGGTCCGCTATGGGAGGCGATATCTCGTCGATTACCCGGACGACGGGGCCGCATGGCTCGTCGTGGGCGATGCGCTGGTCTCGCTCGCCCGATACGAGGAGGCCGAGCAAGCCCTGGCGAAGGCCATCGAACACTGGAAGCCGGAAAAGCGACGCATCCCCATCATGCACATGGGCCATCTCTTCCATGAGGCCGGCGACCACGAACAGGCCGCGGAGTGGTATCGTCG
The window above is part of the Paludisphaera rhizosphaerae genome. Proteins encoded here:
- a CDS encoding tetratricopeptide repeat protein produces the protein MKRGSQESRQRRLLRLHHGPYTALTVRYGRRYLVDYPDDGAAWLVVGDALVSLARYEEAEQALAKAIEHWKPEKRRIPIMHMGHLFHEAGDHEQAAEWYRRAIEADPDDAGGYIYLGGMLAKQGRLYDAEEATRKAVTCTRGCIDEAYLNLGQILRARDRLAEAAECFREALRRDPDYREAHRALRDVELCIKLEAGG